In Phycisphaerales bacterium AB-hyl4, the genomic window AGGCTGCGGTAGGGGATGCCGTAGGGCGACGGGGCCGGGTGGAACACGGTGGGCTTGCCGGGGTAGAGGATGGCGGCGGGGTGGTGGTCGTCCATCGGCCAGCCGCCGAAGGCGATCGTGTCGGCAAAGCGGCCGCCGTCGCGGATGTCATTTTGCGTGAGGATGTGATCGCCAAGGTAGCGACGGTTTTCTCGTTTACCCGGCAGTGAGCCGACCCATTCCAGACCCCAGCACTCGGCCTTGTCGCGCTCGGGAGCGCGGTTCTTGATGTAGTCCCACACGCCCCAACAGATCTTCATCAGTTCATCACGGATGCGCTCGGCGTCTTTGATCGTGTCATCCAGACCGCCAACTTCGATCCACCAGAAGTTGTGTCCGTTGAGCCCGTGCATGCGGTGGGGCATGTCGTCGGGGCTTTCGAATTTGTAAGCCCACTTCGGTGCGATGAACGGCTGCGGCTCGTCCGTGCGACGGATCTGAATCAGCAGCGAGTTGCCCATCGTCTTGCCGTCGGCGACGGAAGGCTCGATGTCTTCGTCGAACTCGTGTCGGGCCTCACGGCCGGCCCGCGTGTCGGCGCCGGTGAGCGGCGCGAGAATACTGTCGCCTGAGCAGTCGATGAACTGTTTTGCGTGGATGGTGAAGCGGGTCTGGCTGGTGAGTTGCCAGGCGTCGATGGATTCGATTGTGGTCTGGTCGCCGTGCTTGGTGACACATGCGTCGAGGCAGGAGGTGTTCAGCAGCGTGGTCAGGTTGGTTTGAAAGAAGGCCTTTTCGTAGAGGACGGTGTCCCAGATGTTGTAGTGGCCGGCGGGGTTGCGGTAGGCGTTTTCGAGTTGAATCTCTTCGAGGATGCCGGTTTCTTTGTTGTGGTCGCCGCGTGCACCGCAGATCCACATGCGGATTTCGCTGGACGCGTTGCCGCCGAGGACGGCGCGGTCGTGAACGAGGATGGTTGTCGCACCATGGCGGGCCGAGGCGATGGCGGCACAAAGGCCGGCCATCCCGCCGCCGACGACGCAGACGTCACATTCGAGCGTTCCGTGGTGCAATCCGGTTGTATTTGTGCTCATTGTGCAGACTTTCGGTTTCGTGTCGGGAGGCGGGCTCTTGATCCGTATTGGATGTGCCTATATTGACGGTGGAATCGCGATTTGGGAATGGCCCGGCTTGCTCTTTGCTTGTACTATTTTGATATGGCCAAGCTTCCCGCGACCCGCATCAACCATCCCTGCGGCCGACTTGTGACCGGCGTGGGGTGGGGCCGAAGTCGGGAGAATTCGCTGAACCTGCGCGATTATGAGTTGTGGTTCGTGTGGCGTGGGGCGGGGTGGATGGCGACGCGCACCCAGCGATTCGAACTGCGGCCGGGCTTTTGTGCATGGATGCGACCGGGCGGCATCTACGATGCCGGCTCGGACGATCGCAATCCGCTGGGGTTTACCTACATTCATTTTGCCGGTCGCTTCGCGCAGCCGCCGCCTGAGTTTTTCCACGTCTCCGACGTCAGCTACATGGATGCGGCGACCCGCCGGATCGTTGAAGGCGTCGTGCCCGCGCCGCCGACGCGCTGGGGTGAACCGGCGGACGCGCCGCCTGCGGCCGAGGCGCTGTTGCAAGCGGTGCTGCTGGACCTGATGCACTCGTCCGAGGTGGCTGACGTTCGCCGCGATGACCATTCATTGCGAGCGCGCGTCGAGGAACTTGCGGTCGTGCTGCGCGACCATCCGGAGCATCCGCTTGATGTTGCGGGCGCGGCTCGACGGGCGGGGGTGAGCCTTTCTCATTTTTCACGAGAGTTTCGCCGTGTGATCGGCCTGAGTCCGCAGCAGTACCGGCTTCGCACGCGATTGAGTCACGCCCAGCACCTGCTCGCCGAGTCGGGGCTGACGGTCACCCAGATCGCCGAGATGCTTGGCTACCGCGACCTATTCTTCTTTTCCAAGCAATTCACGCGACACTTAGGTGTGAGTCCGACCGCCTATCGAAATTCGCTGCAGCACCTTGGCGTTCCGATCGTGCGTCATTAACGTGCGATTCATAGCGAAACGCACAGCGTACGTCGGCCTAAGCTTTCGCCTGGACGTGTCCACATCTATCATGCTCTCGTCAGCCAACGCCGGAGCGAACCATGAATCAGATCGACACGCATGATCCTCGCGCACCGAAAGCCAGCGACGCCCCCGAAGAGGAGGTGTTCTATTGCGCGAACCCGGCCATGTTTCGGGCGCGTCCCATCTGGTTCAGCCTGGGTGTGCTGGGCATCGTTGGCGGGGTGGCGGGCGCCGCGTTTGCGATGCAACTCGAAGGGGATCTGCGACTGGCCGGGCTGGCGGTGGGGCTTGGCATGAGCGCGATTGCCATGCTCGCGATGGCCTGGTGGTGGCTGCAGACGCGGCGGACGACGTTCATCGTTACCAGTTCACGCACCCGCCTTCGCCGTGGGCTGTTGTCCGTGCATATCACCGAGGTGTGGCATCGTCATGTGCGCAACGTCCAACTAACGCAGACGGTATGGGAGCGCATCGTCGGCGTGGGCACGCTGAGCATTGCCAGCGCCGGCAAAGCTGGGTGGGACGTCCAGGTCAGCGGACTGCCACGGATCTACAAGGCCAAGGAAACCATCGACCAATACCGCCTGGCAATGAGCCAGGAATCCGATTGAACGCGGCCGACTGGCGGCGTGGTCGTAGGGGCAGCCTCTCCCTTTCTGTCAAGCATACATCTTGGTTTGACCGCCGATCGGCAGGCGCGTTTTCAGGGTGCCTATTAATTGCTTCGGTCATCGAACCGATGCTATACCCCGGCGACGACACATTTCAGCCGGTGCGGGGGTGGCCGGAATTGTGCGCAATAGATTTAGCTGTAGACATTTAACAGTTGTCAGCATCAATAAATCGGTCAGCATGTATGACGCAACCGTTGCAAAACTGGGTGACATGGAGCGTTGGCCTGTGGCTTGTGCTGGTGGGCGTGGGGCTGTTTTCCATCTGGCACTACAGCAACACCCCGGGGGAGACGAGGGCGGCCACTGCTGACTGGTCGCCGAACGCTCAGGATCTGCTCGATTCTGATCGCCCGACCCTTGTCGTGTTCATCCACCCGCGATGTCCCTGTTCTCGGGCCACCTTTTCAGAGTTGGAACGGCTACAGGCTCAGCGACCAGGCACGTTCACCACGCGCATCCTCTTTTACAAACCTGTTGACGCCGACTCGAACTGGCGAAAGACCGACCTGTGGGAGCGTGCCCGCCGCATGCCCGACACCACCTTTCACGTCGACAGCGATGGCCGCCTGGCCCGCCAAGCCGGGGCGACCACGTCCGGCATGGTCGCGATGTACAGCCCCAACGCCCGACGGCTTTTCGCCGGTGGCATCACGCCAGCCCGAGGCCACGAAGGTGCAAACCTTGGCACGCAATCCATTCTCGCTCATCTTGACGGCCAGGCCGTAGCCCAATCCGCTCGCGTCTTCGGCTGTCCGCTGTTGTCACCTGATCAGCAGGCGTGTGACATTTCACCTGAAGTCTGTGTCGAACATGGGATCTGCCATGAATAACACCTCTGATACCTTTCTATACAAGCAACTTCGACTTCAATCGCACCGCCAGACCGACCTGATGTTCGGCGGCCTGTTGGTATTGCAACTGTTCGCCGCGGTACTCATCGCCATTACGGTTTCGCCACGCACATGGATCGGTTCGAGCAGCCATGTGCATCTGCACGTCTGGTCGGCGCTCGGTATGGGGCTGCTGCTGACCATTCTGCCGTTGGTGCTGATCATTTTCCGGCGCGGGGAGCCGGTCACGCGGTACACCATCGCCATCGCTCAAATGCTCTACTCCGCCCTGTTGATTCATCTCATGGGCGGCCGTATTGAAACGCATTTTCATGTGTTCGGCTCGCTGGCGTTCCTCGCGTTTTACCGCGATTGGCGTGTGCTTGTCCCAGCCACCATTGTTGTCAGCTTCGAACATCTGGTGCGCGGCATCTACTGGCCCGAATCCGTTTTCGGCGTACTGTCCTCTACACCCTGGCGGGCGCTCGAACATGCGATGTGGGTCATCTTTATCGACTTCTTCCTTGTTATCAGTTGTATTCAGGGCGACCGCGAATGGCGACGTATCGCCGCCTCCCACGCTCAGGTGGAAAACGCCCGCGCCAGCGTTGAAGTGCAGGTCAAGCAACGCACCGCCGAACTCCGTGAAAGTGAACAGCGATACGCGCTGGCCGTCCGTGGATCGCGCGATGGCCTGTGGGATTGGGACCTGCACGCCAATCAGGTGTACTACGCCTCGCGGTGGAAGCAGTTGCTCGGCTGTGACGAAGACGAGGTCAGCGACTCGCCTCGCGAGTGGACTGAACGCATTATCTCGGCCGACCTGCCCGCTTTCGACAAGGCCATCGTTTCTCTGACCGAAGGCGAAACAGAAGCGATCGACATTGAACTGAGTATGGATCATGCCGACGGTTCGATTCGTCATATGCGCTGCCGAGCCGCGGCCGTGATCCCAGAGGGGCACACCAAGGCTGTGCGCATCGCTGGTTCGCTTTCTGACATTACCGATTTGAAGCGGGCGCAGGAAGAGCTTCGTCGGCTGGCCCAGCATGACCGGCTCACGGGCCTGCCCAACCGTCAACTGTTCACCGACCGTGTGCAGCGTGCAATTCTCTATGGGAAACAAAGCGGGTCGCTTTTTGCTGTGCTGTTTCTCGACTTTGATCGCTTTAAGGTCATCAACGACAGCCTCGGACACGAAGCTGGCGACGAACTGTTAAAGGGCATTGCCCAACGGCTTACCTCCAGTCTGGCGAAGGGCGACGTCGCAGCGCGTTTTGGGGGTGACGAGTTCGCTCTGCTCATGCACGTCCGAACGCAACAAGACGCCATCGATCAGACGGAACAGCTACTTAAACAACTGGCTGAGCCGCACGACGTTGCCGGGCACGAATTGGTCTCGACGGCAAGCATCGGTGTGACGATCTGGAGCATCGGATATGAAGATGCCTCCGAAATGCTTCGAGACGCAGACGCCGCCATGTACGTCGCCAAGCAGAACGGCAAGTCACAGCAGCGACTCTTCGATACGCACATGCACAACAAGGCCAAGCAACGTCTCACGATGGAAGAGGATCTCCGCCGTGCGATCAAGTCGAAGTCGCTCACACTCGAGTACCAGCCAATCATTTCATTGCAGGATGGCTCCATCCGTGGCGCTGAAGCCTTGGCACGCTGGAACCACGACGAGCGTGGCATGATCTCGCCTGACGAATTCATCGGCATCGCGGAAGAAACCGGGCTGATTATCCCGATCGGTGAACATTTCATCCGCGAAGCCTGCGAACAGGTCAAACGATGGAACCAGATCAACACGCGACCGCTTTATGTGAACGTTAACCTCGCACAGCGCCAGTTGATTTATCCCGGTTTGGTTACCGTCATCAAACAGATACTCAATGAAGTTGGCGTCGACGCCAACCTGCTTCGATTGGAACTGAGCGAGAGCGCTGTGATGGCAGAACGCCACGACACGATCACGGTCATGCAGGAGATTCGCGACGCTGGGATTCGCCTCGCCATGGACGACTTCGGTACAGGCCACTCTTCTCTGAGTAGTTTGCATCGTTACCCACTGGATATCCTCAAGGTGGACCGCAGTTTCGTGCAGAATATGATGCGCCGCCACAAGTTTGCCGGCGTCATGCAGGCCATTGTCACCCTTGCTCACAATCTTGAACTCGAAGTCGTTGGGGAAGGGCTCGAAACGCCCGAGCAGGTCGCCATGCTCCAAAGCATGGATTGTGACCTCGGGCAAGGCTACATCTTCGCCCGGCCAATGCCCGGCGATGAATTTATCAAGCTGTTGTCACAGTCTGGAATGGACCATACAGGGGGTGGGCGACTGGCGGGTGTATCCTCAAATGGTCGGTTTGGGAATGATCTGGCCCACCATAAATAGTCGTCCCTGAAAACCCACTGTTTTCCCGATTCGTGCGAATCGCACGTTGCTGAAGCGGTGGGGGAGGGATTCGAAAATCCGTTAAAAGCCTTTACGATAGCGCCAATGCGGTTTTTTAAAGGGTTTAGTACAGGGTTTTGTACGCCGCTTCTGGCGTTTCGTACAGGCAATGGAACACGACGTGGTTCCAATGGAGCCGTCAGGAGTCGAACCCCTCTACCGTGACTATCGCGGGAACTGCCGCCATTCTGGATATCCAAAGCCTTCCATGCTGGTTCTAATCCGTTCCTGACGTTCTGTTAAGTGTCGCTGCGTTCGCTGGGGGGTGACGAATCCACCATTGTCCCTGAAACGGTTTCGGCAGGTTCGGCACACCCAGTTGCCGATACGCTTTGATTTGCGGATTTGCCTAACCCGGTAAGACCGGTAGCAATTCGGGCAATAGCGTTTAGCTGCGTCCTTACGATGGGTGATAATCTGCCCGCCGCTCAGTTCGCGTTGTTCCTCAAATCGCAGATAACGGGCACCCCAGCGTTTCACCGCCCAACGCCGGGACTTCGGCACAGTCTTAACGCACCATCGACAACCTCGGTACAGTCCATAGATACCGCCGATGATGGTTCCACATGCGCCAATGATGGCAGCGATGACAATAAGCCATTGAAAGGGTTCGGGCAGGCTGCCGATGTCCATGCACAGATTCTACCCGATTCGCTCATTCTTCCGGGTCTGGCGACCGATACGGCCAGGGCGCGACCGTCGCTCATGGTCAGGTTGTACGGGAAGGGGGAAGGATCGCCGGCCGTAGGCCGACGATCCTTCTAGCTGCCACTCATGCTATTTAGGAATGTAGACAATCGGCGACCGTGCCCGTGGCTTGTCTGGCGCGATTCGCTGTCGCAATCCCTGATAAGCCGAATGTGTCGGCTCAAGTATGGCAATCTTTCCCATCGATTCTAAGCCGTGAAGAACGCCGTTAAACTGCTGCCCGAACAATTGAAGCTTGTTTGACAGGTCACGCTTAAACATGGCTCCCGACTGCCGCAACTGAGTAAGAACCTTATCTTCTTCCGAGCTTGTATCCATGCCATCACCTCGATGGGCAAGGTAGGCAGCGTAACACTTGGCGACAATCTCGATGCACCGGCTGAAGTACTGCAAGCCGTCGAACTTCTCCGGCAGTTTACCGAATCTGAAATCCTCTACCTCTTCCGACAGCATCGCGCAAATCATGGATAACTTGATTGCATGCACGACAAACTTGCTTTTGAGAACTTCCCAATCCATCGGGAAAACATCTCGTAGATATCTGCCCACCGGCGTATTTGTAAAAGATTCTTTCGCCTCGCCAATCGGGTCGTGGTCATAATCGACGCCAAACGTGCAAGGTGTCCGGGTAGACGGTAGTGCATCGACCAGCGTCCCCACCTCACCCCTGATAATGTCTGTAAATGTACAATCGACGGGTGGCAGCCCCGTTACCTCATGGTGTTGTGTTTGGGGAATCAGGCGACCGAATAAACCAACATCTTTGAATACTTGAGAACCCATTTCACGTTCCCATGTCGCATCTTGAGACAATCCCAGAAAGCCCACGCACATATCATACATCATGGCGAACCCTGAATTTTTGGTAATGCTTTCGTGGTCTGTCGCATCGGCAAGTTTAAGAACGTCGCTTAGATTGCAGTTTTTACCCTGATTCCAGTTACCACCCATTAGGTTGCCGATTGCCCCTGTCACCTCATCGGTTAGAAGAAATGAGCCATATATGTCGTCAGCAGCTTTATTGCGAACTTCTGTTTTTAGCTGGGTCCGCTGTTCTCTGTCTAATTCACTCCATTCCTTCCCTGAGATAGTTTTACCCATCTGGTTGTAAAGGGCCGGGAAGGTAGCATTGTCAGGAAGAAATATATCCGTACAAAAAGCCCGCTTAATAATGTTTCGTGTATTCGATTTGGCGGAGCCCGTGGGCGCTAAAAGTACCGTCCATGGATTCGGGTAATAGAAGGCTCCTCGATTCTCTGTCTGGATGCGTTTACCAATCAATGCGCCGACAGCAGCAGCAGCGGGGACCACATTACAAGCCATCGGGATATCTGGATTATCTCGATGCAATGCGGCGACCAGCTTCGCCCATCGGGGACAGAATGAAAGGTCAATTCCGAAATCGGGGATGCTGGCGTGCTCTACCTCGATTACCTCAGCGGATGCTGTAGGTTTTAGCTCAATCTCATACGGCGATGGCGGTCTACCATTGATTGCTGCCGACTCAACACGCCCGCGTAACCCCTGATGTGTACTGCCATCGGAACCCGTCGAATCATCAGCCTCCCATCGTGGCGTACATGCCTGATTCCATTCTGAATCCAGCATAATACGAAGAACCTCAGATGGTGATAGCTGCTGCCCGTTGCGCCTCGCTGCCAATAAATGACCAGCAATCCTAAACGCGCGGTCATTCCCGTTGGGCTCGCTGGCACACTTGGCAAGGTATCGGTTTGCGTAGGTCGTTAGTTCCGCCAGTGCCGAAGTATCGGGCTTGGTTTCGGTAGATGGCTTGGCCTTCACCTTTACAGGTGATGCTGCCTCGTCTTTCACTGAGTCGAACATATCAGGCAGTGGGTTCGCCTCAAGCCATTTACTGATGAACTTCCTACATTCCTCAACGGTAAGCGGTGCATCATCAGGGAGCCGCTTGATTATCCGCATTCGGGCCGTGCGACCTTCTTCGGGTCGCTGGGGCTTGTTGGCGTTGACCGTGCCAGGCGCGCCCGTAATCCGTCCAGCGTCATAACAACACGCCTTATCAATCTCCACGCCATCACAATCATACCGATGGGCAATGGATTCAATGAACCCCTTAAAAGCATCCTTCGCCCCCTTCGGTATCACTTCGGTACGGTAGTACAGGGAAAAGCCATTTCCCGTTCGCGCACTGGCTGGCGTCGGAAGCCGCAAATCATTCGCTTTGGCGAACTCGGCTAAATCCGTTGCAATCGTTCTACCCACCTCACAAGTGTGTTCGTGCTCCGCATCTGTTGCGGATACTCGCTCGCCATTTGGGGGCTTATTGTCTACGTCTATAAGGATACCATTGTACGATTGGATATCCCCCACACTCACTTTGATACATGACACACCCTCATGAATGGCGTGCATGTTAAGGTAGACTGATGACGGGTTCAGCCGTTGAACTTCCTCGACAGTCTTATCTACTTCATTAGCGGGGACGATCCGCCCCCACGGTTTCCCGTCCACCTTGGCGAAGACATTTACTAGGGCGCTTTTGTCGCCACGTCGAAGCCACAAGGCGAAATCTTGAGCCGTTACATTCTCATTTTGCAATTCCATATTCAGTACCAAATAAAAAACCCACGACGGCTTTACACCGACGTGGGCTTGCACTGGAATTGCTAAGGTGAATAGCTATCTCACCTCATGTATCATCTATCGACAAGTTAGAATGGCGCTTCCAGTGCCCACGTCCGCACGGTTTCCCGTCCGTCGTCAGCCACCAATCTGGTGGCCTAACTTACATATCGACAAGAAATGCAAATGAATACGGAATAGGCATATTTCTCATAACCCGCATAACCGTAGACCGTCTGAACTGTCAAACTGTCAAAAAGGCTTTGGACAGTTTCCCTGACAGTTTATTTCCTTGTCAAATAAGAACTTATGTAAAACTGTCAAGTGTCTAAGCCGTTCTCGACATATATGGGTTCCTGAGTACCTCAGTTGAATGCTCAGGACAGTTTGGACAGTTTGACAGTTTGAGTAATAATGTGTGTAAGTGACTACTATTACTATACTTCTGATGTTACAAAACTGTCTAACCAAACTGTCCAAAAGGGTGGCGTGTTTTTGACAGTTGGACGGTTGAGCCCCAACAACCCCACAACTGACGTGGTTCCACCTCAGATAAAATGCGTGAACTGCTCCGATGTTTTTTGGGGTCACGTCGATAAAGATATGGTGGCGAGTGTTTCGCCATGAATACGCATCGGGGGCATCGGTAGTAACTGATGCCGATGCCCCTTTTTACATATTAGGCTCGTCAGGGCCGATCGGCGGAGCCGATCAGAACCCCGCAATGTCAGAAGATTTTGAGCTAGAAGATTTTCACCTCATCCACCAATTATCACTGGTGTCTGCCTTCGGGGATACATGAATACGGCTTCGGTTGGATGCTCCAATACCGAATTGAGCTTCTATCTTCCTCGCGCGGTCTTCCGCTTGATTTATCAGAACGTAAATCGGATGAGATTTCGTGCCTCGATGGGATTCTACGATGTCACCATCTACCCGCACCTGCTCATACCATCGTGATAGATTGCTGTACGTCTGACAAAGGGAAGCGAACAGGTCACGGTCTACAGCTTTGGCAATGCCCACCTCAATCAAGCCAGGCGCTAACTCGAACCATTTTCGCTTGGCCTCATCATCCAACCAATCAGGAACCTCGCCCAACCCCTCGGGGAAATCAGGTTCATTCATATTTAGCGGCCTGCCTGATGGGTTCCCTTGCATGACTTTTAACGCTGTCGGTTTCGGTTTTCTGCCTCTCATGTTGTGTATCTCCTATGGTCTTACAGATTCCCCATT contains:
- a CDS encoding FAD-dependent oxidoreductase, with amino-acid sequence MSTNTTGLHHGTLECDVCVVGGGMAGLCAAIASARHGATTILVHDRAVLGGNASSEIRMWICGARGDHNKETGILEEIQLENAYRNPAGHYNIWDTVLYEKAFFQTNLTTLLNTSCLDACVTKHGDQTTIESIDAWQLTSQTRFTIHAKQFIDCSGDSILAPLTGADTRAGREARHEFDEDIEPSVADGKTMGNSLLIQIRRTDEPQPFIAPKWAYKFESPDDMPHRMHGLNGHNFWWIEVGGLDDTIKDAERIRDELMKICWGVWDYIKNRAPERDKAECWGLEWVGSLPGKRENRRYLGDHILTQNDIRDGGRFADTIAFGGWPMDDHHPAAILYPGKPTVFHPAPSPYGIPYRSLYSRNVSNLLCAGRNISVTHAALSSTRVMATCAIIGQAAGTAAALCHKHHCNPRDIHSAHLDELQQKLMNDDAWLPAISRPVSDLARQAELHADGNNAQHLHDGLDRDRKGQSHAWAGPIGSAIEYRWAQPVAVGGARFTFDSNLQNDKRMPCSYPQRGDRSAVPSSLVRQYRLEAVDSDGQWQVIHRESNNYSRLVRLPLNIQTQGLRFVPEQTWGDEAVRVFAFEPMTHSDTVPPTVPEGPRFAEVVASTPAEHLAPPESGMEDPTSKFSHSA
- a CDS encoding helix-turn-helix domain-containing protein, with amino-acid sequence MAKLPATRINHPCGRLVTGVGWGRSRENSLNLRDYELWFVWRGAGWMATRTQRFELRPGFCAWMRPGGIYDAGSDDRNPLGFTYIHFAGRFAQPPPEFFHVSDVSYMDAATRRIVEGVVPAPPTRWGEPADAPPAAEALLQAVLLDLMHSSEVADVRRDDHSLRARVEELAVVLRDHPEHPLDVAGAARRAGVSLSHFSREFRRVIGLSPQQYRLRTRLSHAQHLLAESGLTVTQIAEMLGYRDLFFFSKQFTRHLGVSPTAYRNSLQHLGVPIVRH
- a CDS encoding PH domain-containing protein, with the translated sequence MNQIDTHDPRAPKASDAPEEEVFYCANPAMFRARPIWFSLGVLGIVGGVAGAAFAMQLEGDLRLAGLAVGLGMSAIAMLAMAWWWLQTRRTTFIVTSSRTRLRRGLLSVHITEVWHRHVRNVQLTQTVWERIVGVGTLSIASAGKAGWDVQVSGLPRIYKAKETIDQYRLAMSQESD
- a CDS encoding putative bifunctional diguanylate cyclase/phosphodiesterase, yielding MNNTSDTFLYKQLRLQSHRQTDLMFGGLLVLQLFAAVLIAITVSPRTWIGSSSHVHLHVWSALGMGLLLTILPLVLIIFRRGEPVTRYTIAIAQMLYSALLIHLMGGRIETHFHVFGSLAFLAFYRDWRVLVPATIVVSFEHLVRGIYWPESVFGVLSSTPWRALEHAMWVIFIDFFLVISCIQGDREWRRIAASHAQVENARASVEVQVKQRTAELRESEQRYALAVRGSRDGLWDWDLHANQVYYASRWKQLLGCDEDEVSDSPREWTERIISADLPAFDKAIVSLTEGETEAIDIELSMDHADGSIRHMRCRAAAVIPEGHTKAVRIAGSLSDITDLKRAQEELRRLAQHDRLTGLPNRQLFTDRVQRAILYGKQSGSLFAVLFLDFDRFKVINDSLGHEAGDELLKGIAQRLTSSLAKGDVAARFGGDEFALLMHVRTQQDAIDQTEQLLKQLAEPHDVAGHELVSTASIGVTIWSIGYEDASEMLRDADAAMYVAKQNGKSQQRLFDTHMHNKAKQRLTMEEDLRRAIKSKSLTLEYQPIISLQDGSIRGAEALARWNHDERGMISPDEFIGIAEETGLIIPIGEHFIREACEQVKRWNQINTRPLYVNVNLAQRQLIYPGLVTVIKQILNEVGVDANLLRLELSESAVMAERHDTITVMQEIRDAGIRLAMDDFGTGHSSLSSLHRYPLDILKVDRSFVQNMMRRHKFAGVMQAIVTLAHNLELEVVGEGLETPEQVAMLQSMDCDLGQGYIFARPMPGDEFIKLLSQSGMDHTGGGRLAGVSSNGRFGNDLAHHK
- a CDS encoding phage terminase small subunit P27 family; this translates as MNEPDFPEGLGEVPDWLDDEAKRKWFELAPGLIEVGIAKAVDRDLFASLCQTYSNLSRWYEQVRVDGDIVESHRGTKSHPIYVLINQAEDRARKIEAQFGIGASNRSRIHVSPKADTSDNWWMR